From the genome of Vibrio navarrensis, one region includes:
- the glgA gene encoding glycogen synthase GlgA: protein MATSNLSVLFVASEAEGLIKSGGLADVAKALPETLVELEQDARLVIPAYSAIDGLSDDEVVLESQLDFWPHTSYQVKKRMLGDLPVYLIACAAYFDRPAMYAENNQSYADNGERFAFFSAACLDMLPKIGFRPHIVHANDWHTGLVPFLLKYRYANNEFFAETRSVLSIHNAVFKGVFSYQELQCLPEFHSRYVPEVAVSATHITMLKAGVMTADKINAVSPTYAEELKTELGSHGMAWEFQYRAADLVGILNGCDYSAWNPQTDAFLPTRYEATLHSMEQGKRDCKAALQQQVGLPVKDVAMFGMVCRLTHQKGVHYLLPILSEFLKHEAQLVIVGTGDPLLAMELRDIAARFADKLVFVEAYDNQLAHLVEAAADFFLMPSEFEPCGLNQIYSMAYGTLPIVRGVGGLKDSVNDYDANPADATGIVFQDPTPQALLISMQRALLLYAQNLAEVRRVQLQAMQQDFCWSKAAQQYLNLYKAALRIG, encoded by the coding sequence TTGGCTACTAGCAACTTGTCTGTTTTGTTTGTTGCTTCCGAGGCCGAAGGGTTGATCAAGAGCGGTGGCTTGGCGGATGTCGCCAAGGCACTGCCAGAAACCTTGGTTGAACTTGAGCAAGACGCGAGGCTGGTTATTCCGGCCTATTCAGCGATAGATGGTCTTTCTGACGATGAAGTCGTGTTGGAGAGTCAGTTGGATTTCTGGCCGCATACCTCTTATCAAGTTAAGAAGCGGATGTTAGGTGATCTCCCCGTCTATCTGATTGCGTGTGCTGCCTATTTTGATCGACCAGCCATGTATGCGGAAAACAATCAATCTTATGCCGATAATGGCGAGCGTTTTGCCTTTTTCAGTGCAGCTTGTTTGGATATGTTGCCTAAGATCGGTTTTCGTCCACACATAGTGCATGCCAATGACTGGCATACTGGCTTAGTCCCGTTTCTGCTCAAATATCGTTACGCCAACAACGAGTTTTTTGCCGAAACACGCAGCGTCCTGTCTATCCATAATGCCGTGTTCAAAGGTGTTTTCAGTTACCAAGAACTTCAATGCCTACCTGAGTTCCATAGCCGATATGTCCCTGAAGTGGCGGTGAGTGCAACTCACATCACTATGCTCAAAGCGGGAGTGATGACCGCAGATAAGATCAACGCGGTCAGCCCTACCTATGCAGAAGAGCTTAAAACCGAACTGGGTAGCCATGGCATGGCTTGGGAGTTTCAATATCGCGCAGCAGATTTGGTGGGTATCCTCAATGGCTGTGACTATTCGGCTTGGAATCCTCAGACAGATGCCTTTCTGCCGACGCGCTATGAAGCGACCTTGCACAGCATGGAACAAGGCAAACGCGACTGTAAAGCGGCACTGCAACAACAAGTTGGGCTTCCCGTCAAAGACGTGGCGATGTTTGGTATGGTGTGCCGGCTGACCCATCAAAAAGGGGTACACTATCTGCTGCCGATCCTGAGCGAGTTTTTAAAGCATGAAGCTCAATTAGTGATTGTTGGGACAGGAGATCCGCTCCTCGCGATGGAACTCAGAGATATTGCCGCGCGTTTTGCTGATAAGCTTGTCTTTGTCGAAGCATACGATAATCAACTTGCGCACTTAGTCGAAGCGGCTGCGGATTTCTTTCTGATGCCTTCTGAGTTTGAACCATGTGGTTTGAATCAGATCTACAGCATGGCGTATGGCACCTTGCCAATCGTTCGTGGTGTGGGTGGTTTGAAAGACAGTGTGAATGATTACGACGCAAATCCTGCTGATGCAACCGGAATTGTTTTCCAAGATCCAACCCCTCAAGCTCTGTTGATCAGTATGCAGCGCGCGTTGCTTCTCTATGCGCAAAATCTAGCGGAAGTCCGCCGAGTACAACTGCAAGCGATGCAGCAAGACTTTTGCTGGAGCAAAGCCGCTCAGCAATATTTAAATCTGTACAAAGCGGCGCTCAGGATTGGTTAA
- a CDS encoding alpha/beta fold hydrolase codes for MPQTLLFHKTYLHPTSQEWVVFVHGAGGSSSIWFKQIKAYKQHFNLLLVDLRGHGKSNQLFKDLMSSRYTFKAVTHDILQVLDHLKIHSAHFVGMSLGTIIVRNLAEMASERVKSMVLGGAITRLDARSQFLVSLGNVGKHILPYMWLYKLFAYIVMPQKNQQESRHLFIREAKKLCQKEFKRWFILAAEVNPLMRYFKERELPIPTLYLMGDKDYMFIKPVKEMVAVHKQSELLEIRDCGHVCNVERPEEFNRYSINFIRRQIKI; via the coding sequence ATGCCTCAAACGTTACTGTTTCATAAAACCTATTTACATCCAACCAGTCAGGAGTGGGTGGTTTTTGTCCATGGTGCTGGAGGCAGCTCCTCAATATGGTTTAAACAGATCAAAGCATATAAGCAACACTTCAATCTGCTATTGGTGGATTTAAGAGGACACGGAAAATCGAATCAGTTGTTTAAAGATCTGATGAGTAGCCGCTACACGTTTAAAGCGGTGACGCACGATATTCTTCAGGTGCTTGATCATCTTAAAATCCACTCAGCCCATTTTGTCGGTATGTCTCTTGGCACCATTATTGTTAGAAATCTTGCGGAGATGGCAAGTGAACGCGTGAAGTCGATGGTACTTGGTGGCGCTATTACTCGCTTAGATGCCCGCTCGCAGTTTTTGGTGTCTCTTGGCAATGTGGGTAAGCACATTCTCCCTTACATGTGGCTATATAAACTGTTCGCCTATATCGTCATGCCGCAAAAGAACCAGCAAGAATCCCGACACCTGTTTATCCGTGAAGCAAAGAAATTGTGTCAAAAGGAGTTCAAGCGTTGGTTTATTCTGGCGGCGGAAGTTAACCCTCTGATGCGCTACTTCAAAGAAAGAGAGTTGCCAATTCCAACGCTCTATTTGATGGGTGATAAAGATTACATGTTTATCAAACCAGTAAAAGAGATGGTTGCAGTTCATAAACAGAGCGAACTGTTGGAGATCCGCGATTGTGGGCATGTTTGCAACGTCGAACGCCCTGAAGAGTTTAATCGCTATTCAATCAATTTTATTCGCAGACAAATTAAGATCTGA
- a CDS encoding putative signal transducing protein, with protein sequence MRVFTANSPVEAHIVCQLLRNENIRCDVHGEGLFGLKGELPATSESDPYIWLHEPQQYQAALKIVSEYLQKPCVATHWYCSNCGEENEGQFALCWCCGEPDSTR encoded by the coding sequence ATGCGTGTGTTTACTGCTAATTCCCCTGTCGAGGCGCATATCGTCTGTCAACTGTTGCGAAATGAGAATATCAGGTGTGATGTACACGGAGAGGGGCTGTTTGGCTTGAAAGGCGAACTACCCGCGACCAGTGAAAGTGACCCCTATATTTGGCTACATGAGCCTCAGCAATACCAGGCAGCACTGAAAATCGTTAGTGAGTACTTGCAAAAGCCCTGCGTTGCTACTCATTGGTACTGTTCAAACTGCGGTGAGGAAAATGAGGGCCAATTCGCTCTCTGTTGGTGTTGTGGCGAACCTGACAGTACCCGTTAA
- a CDS encoding TVP38/TMEM64 family protein — protein sequence MNRKMLFGLILISVMAILVYHFAPYLTLENAKAQQQLLSDYISQHWLTAAISYFVLYVALTAFSIPGATVVTLLGAALFGFWFSLLLVSFASTVGATLAFLSSRYLLREWVQKKFADKLQAINQGVERDGSFYLLSLRLIPVFPFFLINLLMGLSKMTASRFYLTSQVGMLPGTVVYLNAGTQIAEIDSLSGIVSPAVLLSFLLLGLFPIVVKWLMNKYRPQSAVQRER from the coding sequence ATGAATAGAAAAATGCTTTTTGGCCTTATTTTAATCAGTGTGATGGCTATTTTGGTCTATCATTTTGCTCCCTACCTCACTTTAGAAAATGCCAAAGCTCAACAGCAACTCCTTAGCGACTATATCAGCCAACACTGGCTAACGGCCGCAATCAGTTACTTTGTCCTATACGTCGCTCTGACTGCTTTCTCCATCCCCGGCGCCACTGTCGTTACCTTACTCGGTGCTGCCTTGTTCGGGTTTTGGTTTAGTTTACTGCTCGTCTCTTTCGCGAGCACGGTAGGCGCTACATTAGCTTTTTTAAGCAGTCGATATTTGCTCAGAGAGTGGGTGCAAAAGAAATTTGCTGACAAGTTACAAGCCATTAATCAAGGTGTTGAGCGAGATGGATCTTTCTATCTTCTATCACTTCGACTTATCCCAGTGTTTCCTTTTTTTCTGATTAACCTTCTGATGGGGTTAAGTAAAATGACAGCCAGTCGCTTTTACTTAACCAGTCAAGTTGGCATGCTACCCGGCACCGTTGTCTATCTAAACGCGGGAACACAAATCGCCGAGATCGATTCACTCTCTGGGATTGTTTCGCCCGCCGTTTTGCTGTCGTTTCTATTACTCGGGCTTTTTCCTATCGTGGTGAAATGGTTGATGAACAAATATCGCCCTCAGTCTGCTGTACAGCGTGAACGGTAA
- a CDS encoding TfoX/Sxy family DNA transformation protein: MDKPILKDSMKLFEQLGAIKSRSMFGGFGLFADETMFALVVKDQLHIRADQNTTSLFEKQGLKPYVYKKRGFPVVTKYYAVTDSLWDNKTALMSVARQALDSARKEKELQAVAKPDRLKDLPNLRLATERMLKKAGIETVEQLEMHGSVGAYEAIKNTHSGSVSLELLWALEGAINGTHWSVIPQKRRDELVNKLSS; this comes from the coding sequence ATGGATAAACCGATACTCAAAGATTCGATGAAGCTTTTTGAGCAACTTGGTGCGATAAAATCTCGCTCTATGTTTGGCGGATTCGGCCTTTTTGCAGATGAGACCATGTTTGCATTGGTCGTCAAAGATCAGCTTCATATTCGCGCGGATCAAAACACAACCTCATTGTTCGAAAAACAGGGCCTTAAGCCTTATGTTTACAAAAAACGTGGCTTCCCTGTTGTTACCAAATACTACGCGGTAACCGATTCCCTTTGGGATAACAAGACTGCACTGATGAGCGTCGCAAGACAAGCTTTGGACAGCGCCCGAAAAGAGAAAGAGCTTCAAGCCGTTGCCAAACCCGATCGTCTGAAAGATTTGCCAAATCTAAGGCTGGCGACTGAGCGTATGCTGAAAAAAGCAGGTATTGAAACGGTTGAGCAGTTGGAAATGCACGGCTCTGTTGGGGCTTATGAAGCGATAAAAAACACGCACAGTGGAAGTGTTAGCCTTGAACTGTTGTGGGCGTTAGAAGGCGCTATCAATGGAACTCACTGGAGCGTCATTCCTCAAAAACGCCGAGATGAGTTAGTCAATAAGCTTTCCTCTTAA
- the purR gene encoding HTH-type transcriptional repressor PurR — protein sequence MATIKDVARLAGVSTTTVSHVINKTRFVAEATQEKVMKAVDELNYAPSAVARSLKCNTTRTIGMLVTQSTNLFFSEVIDGVESYCYRQGYTLILCNTGGIYEKQRDYIRMLAEKRVDGILVMCSDLTEELREMLDRHADIPKVIMDWGPISSQADKIIDNSEEGGYLATKYLIDNGHSKIACLSGHFEKAACQERILGFKRAMAEANLAVNEDWILEGNFECDTAVLAADKIASWDDRPTAIFCFNDTMALGLMSRLQQLGIRIPEDMSVIGYDNIELAEYFSPPLTTIHQPKRRVGKNAFEILLERIKDKEHEKRIFEMHPEIVIRDTVKKLN from the coding sequence ATGGCCACAATTAAAGATGTCGCACGTTTAGCCGGCGTATCAACCACGACAGTTTCACACGTGATCAATAAAACCCGCTTTGTTGCAGAAGCAACGCAAGAAAAAGTGATGAAAGCGGTGGATGAACTCAATTACGCGCCTAGCGCCGTCGCACGTAGCTTGAAATGCAATACGACTCGTACCATCGGCATGCTGGTTACTCAGTCAACCAATCTCTTTTTCTCTGAAGTGATTGATGGTGTAGAAAGCTACTGCTACCGCCAAGGTTATACCTTGATTCTATGTAACACTGGTGGCATCTATGAAAAGCAGCGCGATTATATCCGCATGCTGGCTGAAAAACGCGTCGACGGTATCTTGGTGATGTGTTCAGATCTGACTGAAGAACTGCGTGAAATGCTCGATAGACACGCAGACATTCCAAAAGTAATCATGGACTGGGGCCCAATTAGCTCACAAGCGGACAAGATCATCGATAACTCGGAAGAAGGCGGTTATCTCGCAACCAAGTACCTGATTGATAACGGTCACAGCAAAATTGCCTGCCTGAGTGGTCATTTCGAAAAAGCCGCCTGTCAGGAGCGTATTCTTGGTTTTAAACGCGCGATGGCGGAAGCAAACCTAGCGGTCAACGAAGATTGGATCTTAGAAGGTAATTTTGAATGTGACACAGCGGTACTGGCTGCCGATAAAATTGCCTCTTGGGACGATCGTCCAACCGCGATTTTCTGCTTTAACGACACCATGGCACTTGGCCTAATGAGCCGTTTACAACAACTCGGCATTCGTATTCCTGAAGACATGTCGGTGATCGGTTACGACAACATTGAACTGGCCGAGTACTTCTCTCCGCCGCTGACCACTATTCACCAACCAAAACGTCGTGTGGGTAAAAATGCATTTGAAATTCTACTAGAACGCATTAAGGACAAAGAGCACGAAAAACGCATTTTTGAGATGCATCCTGAAATCGTTATCCGTGATACGGTTAAGAAATTGAACTGA
- the torD gene encoding molecular chaperone TorD, translating into MQEIKAFNEKRAEIYWWFSSLFARELSQVELDKYHSAEIRSFLSGLAENDRLRVEVQQLVQTLNKLLDRQDAQLELAADFCDLFLKSAKHGALPYASIYLDQSGLLNAEPARMMEKLMTEHGVRVSDTLNEPADHLAIQLDFLGHLIIRSNELEQERHMESAFAEQQQFIESMLLSWLPRFHQQCLQHDQFGFYASVAKLLIAFCKLDSDYLLG; encoded by the coding sequence TGCCAGAGAGTTGAGCCAAGTGGAACTGGACAAATATCACAGCGCAGAGATTCGTTCATTTCTTTCTGGTTTAGCAGAGAATGACCGTTTGCGTGTCGAAGTGCAGCAACTGGTGCAAACGCTGAACAAACTGCTCGACCGTCAAGATGCTCAGCTTGAACTGGCCGCAGACTTTTGCGACCTGTTTCTGAAAAGCGCAAAACATGGCGCTTTGCCTTACGCTTCTATCTATCTCGACCAATCTGGGTTACTCAACGCCGAACCAGCCAGAATGATGGAAAAGCTGATGACAGAGCACGGCGTGAGAGTGAGCGACACTCTCAATGAACCTGCGGATCATCTCGCTATTCAACTGGATTTTTTAGGCCATCTGATTATTCGTTCGAATGAGCTGGAGCAAGAACGTCATATGGAAAGCGCCTTTGCCGAGCAACAGCAATTTATTGAAAGCATGCTACTTTCTTGGCTGCCGCGATTTCACCAGCAGTGCCTTCAACATGACCAATTTGGCTTCTACGCCAGCGTTGCAAAACTATTAATTGCATTTTGTAAACTGGACAGTGACTATTTACTTGGATAA